A single genomic interval of Spirosoma taeanense harbors:
- a CDS encoding YciI family protein encodes MHYVIHAYDHTGPDALDRRMAVRPNHLDYVRDLKAKGQFLLGGALLDSEGRMIGSMLILDLDTEDQLTEYLQTDPYIVQGVWDRIDAKPFRKADV; translated from the coding sequence ATGCACTACGTGATTCATGCCTACGACCATACCGGCCCCGATGCGCTCGACCGGCGTATGGCCGTCCGGCCTAACCATCTCGACTACGTCCGCGACCTAAAAGCGAAAGGTCAGTTTCTACTTGGCGGAGCGTTGCTTGATTCCGAAGGGCGCATGATTGGCTCCATGCTTATTCTGGATTTGGACACCGAAGATCAGTTAACCGAATACTTACAGACCGACCCGTATATTGTGCAGGGCGTCTGGGATCGGATTGACGCCAAACCGTTTCGGAAAGCCGACGTATAA
- a CDS encoding HAD-IA family hydrolase, whose product MDGLLVDSEPHWRAAERNVFGQVGLNLTDEECKRTTGLPIPAVVDYWYVRHPWPERPGQTKGEIADAITAGAHDLIGRFAEPMPGAIAVLEFFGQQGIPAAIASASPMSLIELVVRRLNIGAYLTLWHSATLEARNKPAPDVYIGTARKLGVATADCLAFEDSGTGLLSAHSAGMHTVAVPADFEYDDPKFDLATFKIPSLTAFDQTFFDSLTH is encoded by the coding sequence ATGGACGGCCTACTGGTGGACTCTGAGCCCCACTGGCGGGCCGCCGAACGGAATGTGTTCGGTCAGGTTGGCCTGAACCTGACCGATGAGGAGTGCAAACGCACAACGGGCCTGCCCATTCCGGCCGTGGTTGATTACTGGTATGTCCGCCATCCGTGGCCCGAGCGACCAGGGCAGACTAAAGGTGAAATTGCCGACGCCATCACTGCCGGAGCCCATGATCTGATCGGCCGGTTTGCCGAACCAATGCCGGGGGCTATTGCAGTACTGGAGTTTTTCGGCCAGCAGGGTATCCCGGCGGCTATTGCATCGGCTTCCCCCATGAGCCTCATTGAGCTGGTGGTTCGGCGGCTTAACATCGGCGCTTATCTGACGCTGTGGCATTCCGCTACGCTGGAAGCCCGCAACAAACCCGCGCCGGACGTGTACATCGGAACGGCGCGTAAACTGGGCGTAGCCACCGCCGATTGTCTGGCGTTTGAAGATTCGGGAACGGGCCTGTTATCGGCGCATTCGGCGGGCATGCACACGGTAGCCGTTCCGGCCGATTTTGAGTACGACGACCCAAAATTTGACCTGGCTACGTTTAAGATTCCTTCATTAACCGCATTTGACCAGACATTTTTCGATTCGCTGACCCATTAA